One window of Pseudomonas urmiensis genomic DNA carries:
- a CDS encoding non-ribosomal peptide synthetase: protein MQLDPQQLAERIARLAPEKRQAFAAALAAQGFALSRLPIVAASEPGPHPLSWAQQRLWFLHRLEPSSSAYNMPAALHLRGHLDSAALQRSFDQLIERHAILRSTFDEVDGQARQTVHPQLPMPLAQVDFCALPAEQRAVRLQQLIDAESNRPFDLRQAPLRGLLARLDSDEHVLILCAQHIVADGWSLGILVKELTALYSAALQGRDSDLPGLPIQYHDYAVWQQTSLSDSALATDLAYWREQLGSEQPTLELPTDHPRPRQPSGRGTRHQLRIEAPLCQALRELAQARGTTLFSVLLGAFNVLLYRLSGQTDLRVGVPVANRTRVETEGLIGCFINTLVLRCQLDGRQPFNALLDSIEQTRRQALAHQQLPFERLVQALEPERQLQHSPLFQVMFNLLDGQTPRRLQLPGLEIDEIEREQLTAHYDLVLNVVERSDALEVTFTGNADLFEHATLVGHGHSYATLLHSLVQAPTARIALLPLYDGEQQQRLLADCQASLALGPLPELVHLRLAAQAAEQPERIALIHDDSTWSYATLQQRVQLISRHLLALGLPAEARIGLGLPRGLDIVAAVFGTLNAGLTFVPLDPQFPGERLAHMIDDADIRLVLVTPETQAVMAPYQRPCLDVTALDATAPALAGVPSTRPVQREQLAYVIYTSGSTGKPKGVAVTHRSLAGYSEVARAYYGVAADDRVLQFSTFNFDGFVDQLFPPLVCGAALVVRGPELWDSAEFHARLYRHRITVAACLTTAYWFQLAQDFARQPHAAYGELRLVSVGGEAMPSAGLDAWRKAGLAAVRLLNIYGPTEITVVSSIQDCNALLQRDPLPLQLPIGAPLRGRAYYLLDRDDNLTPPGVPGELCVGGELLARGYHDVPGLTAERFCPDPYGPPGSRMYRTGDRARRLADGTYEYLGRIDQQVKLRGFRIELGEIESRLRSHPQVRQALALVREDRPGDRRLVAYLVYHEQAPQAAELRQHLAAQLPDYMVPAAFVTLAQMPMTPGGKLNRAALPAPDYSAQGSSQRAPQSEREQQLLALWQNVLGQQAIAMDDNFFAIGGHSLLAAQLVARIRLELNLELPLRSLFEAPTIAQLALLLDNAAPSRQAPITVAALPADGRRVLSHAQQGMWLVQAMQPDSAAYHIPSAARLLGQLDLPALRQAFQHLGQRHEALRSSFHEQDGTLHVRVQDTLELPFELHDLGPVPEAEREASAKRLLIELATRPIDLRQAPLLRLHLVRLDERQHLLLLVMHHIVSDGWSMGVLVRELSQLYSAALSGSATTLAPLPIQYSDYAAWQRQQLASTQQAHLGYWQQALGEPLPPLELFSYRPRPQVLSGQGARLSFQVAAAPAQALKQLCLGHGATLFMGLLGVLQLNLYLHSERAQAVIGTDVANREHSETEGLVGFFINQLALRVDVGGNPSFNALLQRLRPQVLEAFSHQALPFNTLVEVLNPPRSLACNPLFQAKLVLQNHPDGALELPGLTIAPERIEHGQSQLDLHLSVEESQGSLACTLKYSTDLFEAHSAEAFAAAFVSLLEQLIAAPEVPVQTVVEPLRRQLQEQRMQHVSARSEQSLARLGSSRRRARISTDSMEG from the coding sequence ATGCAACTCGACCCCCAGCAACTGGCCGAGCGTATCGCCAGGCTCGCCCCGGAAAAACGCCAGGCCTTCGCCGCGGCCCTGGCCGCCCAGGGCTTCGCCCTCAGCCGCCTGCCAATCGTCGCGGCCAGCGAACCTGGCCCGCACCCACTGTCGTGGGCGCAGCAGCGCCTGTGGTTCCTGCATCGCCTGGAGCCGTCCAGCAGTGCCTACAACATGCCGGCGGCCCTGCACCTGCGCGGTCACCTGGACAGCGCGGCGCTGCAACGCAGCTTCGACCAGCTGATCGAGCGCCACGCGATCCTGCGCAGCACCTTCGACGAAGTCGACGGCCAGGCCCGCCAGACCGTCCACCCGCAGTTGCCGATGCCCCTGGCCCAGGTGGACTTTTGCGCGCTGCCCGCCGAGCAGCGGGCCGTGCGCCTGCAACAACTGATCGACGCCGAGAGCAACCGCCCCTTCGACCTGCGCCAGGCGCCGCTGCGCGGCCTGCTGGCGCGGCTGGACAGCGATGAGCACGTGCTGATCCTGTGTGCCCAGCACATCGTCGCCGACGGCTGGTCGCTGGGCATCCTGGTCAAAGAACTGACCGCCCTCTACAGCGCCGCCCTGCAAGGCCGCGACAGCGACCTGCCGGGCTTGCCGATCCAGTACCACGACTACGCGGTCTGGCAGCAGACCAGCCTGAGCGACAGCGCGCTGGCGACCGACCTTGCCTACTGGCGCGAGCAGCTGGGCAGCGAACAGCCGACCCTGGAGCTGCCCACCGACCACCCACGGCCCCGGCAGCCGAGCGGGCGCGGCACGCGTCACCAGCTGCGCATCGAGGCGCCGTTGTGCCAGGCCCTGCGCGAGCTGGCCCAGGCCCGTGGCACCACCTTGTTCAGCGTGCTGCTGGGCGCCTTTAACGTGCTGCTGTACCGCCTCAGCGGGCAGACCGACCTGCGCGTCGGCGTGCCTGTGGCCAACCGTACCCGGGTCGAGACCGAGGGCCTGATCGGCTGCTTCATCAACACCCTGGTGCTGCGCTGCCAACTCGACGGTCGCCAGCCCTTCAACGCCCTGCTCGACAGCATCGAGCAGACCCGCCGCCAGGCCCTGGCCCACCAGCAATTGCCCTTCGAGCGGCTGGTCCAAGCCCTGGAACCCGAGCGCCAGCTGCAGCACTCGCCGCTGTTCCAGGTGATGTTCAACCTGCTCGACGGCCAGACCCCGCGCCGCCTGCAACTGCCCGGCCTGGAGATCGACGAGATCGAGCGCGAGCAGCTGACCGCGCATTACGACCTGGTGCTCAACGTCGTCGAGCGCAGCGACGCCCTGGAAGTCACCTTCACCGGCAATGCCGACCTGTTCGAACACGCCACCCTGGTCGGCCACGGCCACAGCTATGCCACCCTGCTGCACAGCCTGGTGCAGGCGCCCACGGCTCGTATCGCGCTATTGCCGCTGTACGACGGCGAGCAACAGCAGCGCCTGCTGGCCGACTGCCAGGCTTCGCTGGCGCTCGGCCCACTGCCGGAGCTGGTGCACCTGCGCCTGGCCGCGCAGGCGGCCGAGCAGCCCGAGCGCATCGCGCTGATCCACGACGACAGCACCTGGAGCTACGCCACCCTGCAACAGCGTGTCCAGCTGATCAGCCGCCACCTGCTGGCCCTGGGCCTGCCCGCCGAAGCGCGCATCGGCCTGGGCCTGCCGCGCGGCCTGGACATCGTCGCCGCGGTGTTCGGCACGCTCAATGCCGGGCTGACCTTCGTGCCACTGGACCCACAGTTCCCCGGCGAGCGCCTGGCGCACATGATCGACGACGCCGATATCCGCCTGGTGCTGGTCACCCCAGAGACCCAGGCGGTCATGGCGCCCTACCAGCGCCCGTGCCTGGACGTCACCGCCCTGGACGCCACGGCGCCAGCACTGGCCGGGGTACCGAGCACACGCCCGGTGCAGCGCGAACAACTGGCCTATGTCATCTACACGTCCGGCTCCACCGGCAAGCCCAAGGGCGTGGCGGTCACCCACCGCTCCCTGGCCGGCTACAGCGAAGTCGCGCGCGCCTACTACGGGGTCGCTGCCGACGACCGGGTGCTGCAGTTCTCGACCTTCAACTTCGACGGCTTCGTCGACCAGCTGTTCCCGCCGTTGGTGTGCGGCGCGGCCCTGGTGGTGCGCGGCCCGGAGCTGTGGGACAGCGCCGAGTTCCATGCACGCCTGTACCGCCACCGGATCACCGTCGCAGCCTGCCTGACCACTGCATACTGGTTCCAGCTGGCCCAGGATTTCGCCCGGCAGCCGCACGCGGCCTACGGCGAGCTGCGCCTGGTCAGCGTCGGCGGTGAAGCGATGCCCAGCGCCGGCCTGGATGCCTGGCGCAAGGCCGGCCTGGCCGCGGTGCGCCTGCTGAACATCTACGGCCCCACGGAAATCACCGTGGTCTCCAGCATCCAGGACTGCAACGCGCTACTGCAGCGCGACCCACTGCCACTGCAACTGCCGATTGGTGCGCCGCTGCGCGGGCGCGCCTACTACCTGCTGGACCGCGACGACAACCTCACCCCGCCGGGCGTCCCTGGCGAGCTGTGCGTCGGCGGCGAGCTGCTCGCCCGCGGCTACCACGACGTGCCCGGCCTCACCGCCGAGCGCTTCTGCCCCGACCCCTACGGCCCGCCCGGCAGCCGCATGTACCGCACCGGCGACCGTGCCCGGCGCCTGGCCGACGGCACCTACGAGTACCTCGGGCGCATCGACCAGCAGGTCAAGCTGCGCGGCTTCCGTATCGAACTGGGCGAGATCGAGTCGCGCCTGCGCAGCCACCCTCAGGTGCGCCAGGCCCTGGCGCTGGTACGCGAGGACCGTCCCGGCGACCGCCGCCTGGTGGCTTACCTGGTGTACCACGAGCAGGCCCCGCAAGCCGCCGAGCTGCGCCAGCATCTGGCCGCGCAGTTGCCCGACTACATGGTGCCCGCCGCCTTCGTGACCCTGGCGCAGATGCCCATGACCCCCGGTGGCAAGCTCAACCGCGCCGCCCTGCCGGCACCGGACTACAGCGCCCAGGGCAGCAGCCAGCGGGCGCCGCAGAGCGAGCGCGAGCAACAGTTGCTGGCGCTCTGGCAGAACGTGCTGGGGCAGCAGGCGATCGCCATGGACGACAACTTCTTCGCCATTGGTGGCCACTCGCTGCTGGCCGCGCAACTGGTTGCGCGCATTCGCCTGGAGCTGAACCTGGAACTGCCCCTGCGCAGCCTGTTCGAGGCGCCGACCATCGCCCAGCTGGCGTTGCTGCTGGACAACGCCGCGCCCAGCCGCCAGGCACCGATCACCGTGGCCGCGCTGCCGGCCGATGGCCGCCGGGTGCTGTCCCACGCCCAGCAGGGCATGTGGCTGGTACAGGCGATGCAGCCGGACAGCGCGGCCTATCACATCCCCAGTGCCGCGCGGCTGCTCGGCCAGCTCGACCTGCCCGCCCTGCGCCAGGCCTTCCAGCACCTCGGCCAGCGCCACGAAGCGTTGCGCAGCAGCTTCCACGAACAGGACGGTACGCTGCATGTGCGCGTACAGGACACCCTCGAACTGCCGTTCGAGCTGCATGATCTGGGCCCTGTGCCCGAGGCCGAACGCGAGGCCAGCGCCAAGCGCCTGCTGATCGAACTGGCGACGCGCCCCATCGACCTGCGCCAGGCACCGCTGCTGCGCCTGCACCTGGTCCGCCTGGACGAGCGCCAGCACCTGCTGTTGCTGGTGATGCACCACATCGTCTCCGACGGCTGGTCGATGGGCGTGCTGGTGCGCGAGCTCAGCCAACTCTACAGCGCGGCCCTGAGCGGCAGCGCGACGACCCTGGCGCCACTGCCGATACAGTACAGCGACTACGCCGCCTGGCAACGCCAGCAGCTGGCCAGCACCCAGCAAGCCCACCTGGGCTACTGGCAACAGGCCCTGGGCGAGCCCCTGCCGCCGCTCGAACTGTTCAGCTATCGCCCGCGCCCGCAGGTGCTCAGCGGCCAGGGCGCACGGTTGTCGTTCCAGGTCGCCGCGGCCCCGGCCCAGGCACTGAAACAGCTGTGCCTGGGCCATGGCGCGACCTTGTTCATGGGCCTCTTGGGGGTGCTGCAACTGAACCTGTACCTGCACAGCGAACGCGCCCAGGCGGTGATCGGCACCGACGTGGCCAACCGCGAGCACAGCGAGACCGAGGGCCTGGTGGGCTTCTTCATCAACCAGCTGGCGCTGCGCGTCGATGTCGGCGGCAACCCCAGCTTCAACGCCCTGCTGCAACGCCTGCGGCCTCAGGTGCTGGAAGCCTTCAGCCATCAGGCGTTGCCGTTCAACACCTTGGTGGAGGTGCTCAACCCGCCGCGCAGCCTGGCCTGCAACCCGCTGTTCCAGGCCAAGCTGGTGCTGCAGAACCACCCGGACGGCGCCCTTGAGCTGCCGGGCCTGACGATCGCGCCCGAACGCATCGAGCATGGCCAGTCGCAGCTGGACCTGCACCTGAGCGTGGAAGAAAGCCAGGGCAGCCTGGCCTGCACCCTGAAATACAGCACCGACCTGTTCGAGGCCCACAGCGCCGAAGCGTTTGCCGCAGCCTTCGTGAGCCTGCTCGAACAGCTGATCGCAGCCCCTGAAGTACCCGTGCAGACAGTGGTCGAACCGCTGCGCCGGCAGCTTCAGGAACAACGCATGCAGCACGTGAGCGCACGCAGCGAACAGAGCCTGGCCCGCCTGGGCAGCAGCCGTCGCCGCGCCCGCATCAGCACCGACTCTATGGAGGGATAA
- a CDS encoding amino acid adenylation domain-containing protein gives MNHTLDLSHDLPLSAEQALAVQHGRAPLQLGVNLAGPLQPGRLHEALLQVIERHTSLRVALRPSTLYRSLRQSVVASTLDWHLLDAGQHAEAQALAAQPLAIDQGALVRAVLRQQGPEQWRLDLYVATCASDRLSLQNLLGELAALYAQPDAPLEEAFQYSQYVEWRNDLDADEEAPAGRAYWAGLRLEHLAPVRLGSLAEASPQAPGNAVQQALPETLQAQLQQLAESAGQALDTVLQAAWWALLARIGGNAEFIAGWQQDCRFDYETLANGIGVYEKILPLALAPALDQPFSAWLQRLAEQLESHAQQQEYWNVADTTLTLQRTVGFNLVRHSAAFASGGLRWSVDTLPGADSGFELALQVTLDAQGQLQPLSLQSPTAQYPEADLRCLLEQYAQLLEALVEQPRQRAIGELPLSPAAHQRLQQSLRGPQRDFGSRPLIERLAHWAQHSPDAPALMAAGQTLSYAQLHAQVEHLAGVLQARGIGRGANVALLLPRSAELLLGLLAVLRAGAAYVPLDPAWPQARVERILADAQPQLLIGGPQGNALAELLQAPAAAPADPDISLADAAYLLYTSGTSGEPKGVLIEHGQLLNYTAAVSEALSLAQCRRFALISSVAADLGNTTLYAALWTGGCLVLADDQASRDAAAFARYLEAGQVDCLKIVPSHLAALLEGQQACSLPQVLILGGEACPGSLRQRIEQLAPGSRVHNHYGPTETTVGVLYSLDQGYSPRAPLGLEHALANTWVRLLEATPAGLQPAPLGALGELYIGGAQVCRGYLNRSSDAFIDDPLQPGQRLYRSGDLARLSASGQLQLAGRSDKQIKIRGFRVEPGELEAALAALEGVSQAVVQFHNARLLAYAVSQRDSAALLGELRTRLPDFLVPAQLLCLAELPRLANGKVDFGALPSADSQASERVELPPRDALDALLVDLYKELLERAALSIDDSLFDLGGHSLIVIKLCTRLRSLLQLEVAPALVFDHPSVAALADALRAQESQPGKLLKIAELRRMLAAMSPEERAALQARAQSAAAPRS, from the coding sequence ATGAACCACACCCTGGATTTGAGCCACGACCTACCCCTCAGCGCCGAACAGGCCCTGGCCGTGCAGCACGGTCGCGCGCCCCTGCAGCTGGGCGTCAACCTTGCCGGGCCCCTGCAGCCGGGCCGCCTGCACGAAGCCTTGCTGCAGGTGATCGAGCGCCACACCAGCCTGCGCGTGGCGCTGCGCCCATCGACCCTCTACCGCAGCCTGCGCCAGAGCGTGGTCGCCAGCACCCTCGACTGGCACCTGCTGGACGCCGGGCAGCACGCCGAGGCCCAGGCCCTGGCCGCCCAGCCGCTGGCCATCGACCAGGGTGCCCTGGTGCGCGCTGTCCTGCGCCAGCAGGGCCCCGAACAGTGGCGGCTGGACCTGTACGTCGCCACCTGCGCCAGCGACCGGCTGAGCCTGCAGAACCTGCTCGGCGAGCTGGCCGCGCTGTATGCCCAGCCCGATGCGCCACTGGAGGAAGCCTTCCAGTACAGCCAGTACGTCGAGTGGCGCAACGACCTGGACGCCGATGAGGAAGCCCCCGCCGGGCGTGCCTACTGGGCCGGCCTGCGCCTGGAACACCTGGCCCCGGTACGCCTGGGCAGCCTCGCCGAGGCCTCGCCGCAGGCCCCTGGCAACGCCGTGCAACAGGCCCTGCCCGAAACGCTGCAGGCACAGTTGCAACAACTGGCCGAAAGCGCCGGGCAAGCACTGGATACCGTGCTGCAGGCAGCCTGGTGGGCGCTGCTGGCGCGCATCGGCGGCAACGCCGAGTTCATCGCCGGCTGGCAACAGGACTGCCGCTTCGACTATGAGACCCTGGCCAACGGCATCGGCGTCTACGAGAAGATCCTGCCCCTGGCCCTGGCACCTGCGCTCGACCAACCCTTCAGCGCCTGGCTGCAACGCCTGGCCGAACAGCTCGAAAGCCATGCCCAGCAACAGGAGTACTGGAACGTCGCCGACACCACGCTGACGCTGCAGCGCACCGTCGGTTTCAACCTGGTGCGCCACAGCGCGGCGTTCGCCAGCGGCGGCCTGCGCTGGTCGGTCGATACCCTGCCCGGCGCCGATTCGGGCTTCGAACTGGCGCTGCAGGTAACCCTCGACGCCCAGGGCCAGCTGCAGCCACTGAGCCTGCAGTCACCCACCGCGCAGTACCCCGAGGCCGACCTGCGCTGCCTGCTGGAGCAGTATGCACAGCTACTCGAAGCACTGGTCGAACAGCCACGCCAGCGCGCCATCGGCGAACTGCCACTGAGCCCGGCGGCGCATCAGCGCCTGCAGCAAAGCCTGCGCGGCCCACAGCGCGACTTCGGCAGCCGCCCGCTGATCGAGCGCCTGGCCCACTGGGCGCAGCACAGCCCCGACGCCCCGGCGCTGATGGCCGCGGGGCAGACCTTGAGCTATGCCCAGCTGCATGCGCAGGTCGAGCACCTTGCCGGGGTGCTGCAGGCGCGCGGCATCGGTCGCGGCGCCAACGTCGCGCTGCTGCTGCCACGCTCGGCCGAGCTGCTGCTCGGCCTGCTCGCCGTGCTGCGCGCCGGCGCCGCCTACGTACCACTGGACCCGGCCTGGCCACAGGCGCGCGTCGAGCGGATCCTCGCCGACGCCCAGCCGCAGCTGTTGATCGGCGGCCCGCAGGGCAACGCCCTGGCCGAGCTGCTCCAAGCCCCCGCCGCCGCACCGGCCGACCCTGACATCAGCCTGGCCGATGCCGCCTACCTGCTGTACACCTCCGGCACCAGCGGCGAGCCCAAGGGCGTGCTCATCGAGCACGGCCAACTGCTCAACTACACTGCCGCGGTCAGCGAAGCGCTCAGCCTGGCGCAGTGCCGGCGTTTCGCCCTGATTTCCTCGGTGGCCGCCGACCTTGGCAACACCACCCTCTACGCCGCGCTGTGGACGGGTGGTTGCCTGGTGCTGGCCGACGACCAGGCCAGCCGCGATGCCGCCGCCTTCGCCCGCTATCTCGAAGCCGGGCAAGTCGACTGCCTGAAGATCGTGCCTTCGCACCTGGCGGCGCTGCTCGAAGGCCAGCAGGCCTGCAGCCTGCCCCAGGTGCTGATCCTCGGCGGCGAGGCCTGCCCCGGCAGCCTGCGCCAGCGCATCGAACAGCTGGCGCCGGGCAGCCGCGTGCACAACCACTACGGCCCCACCGAAACCACCGTGGGCGTGCTGTACAGCCTCGACCAGGGCTACAGCCCACGCGCCCCGCTTGGCCTCGAACACGCCCTGGCCAACACCTGGGTGCGCCTGCTCGAAGCCACGCCGGCCGGCCTGCAACCGGCCCCGCTCGGCGCCCTGGGCGAGCTGTACATCGGCGGCGCCCAGGTCTGCCGTGGCTACCTGAACCGCAGCTCCGATGCCTTCATCGACGACCCGCTGCAACCCGGCCAGCGCCTGTACCGCAGTGGCGACCTGGCGCGCCTGTCGGCCAGTGGCCAGCTGCAACTGGCCGGGCGCAGCGACAAGCAGATCAAGATCCGCGGTTTCCGCGTCGAGCCCGGCGAACTGGAAGCGGCCCTGGCCGCCCTCGAAGGGGTCAGCCAGGCCGTGGTGCAGTTCCACAACGCCAGGCTGCTGGCCTATGCCGTCAGCCAGCGCGACAGCGCCGCGTTGCTCGGCGAACTGCGCACTCGGCTGCCCGACTTCCTGGTGCCGGCGCAACTGCTGTGCCTGGCCGAGCTGCCACGCCTGGCCAACGGCAAGGTCGACTTCGGCGCGCTGCCGAGCGCCGACAGCCAGGCCAGCGAGCGGGTCGAGCTGCCACCGCGCGACGCCCTCGATGCGTTGCTCGTCGACCTCTACAAGGAGCTGCTCGAACGGGCGGCCCTGAGCATCGACGACAGCCTGTTCGACCTCGGCGGCCATTCGCTGATCGTCATCAAGCTGTGCACCCGCCTGCGCAGCCTGCTGCAACTGGAAGTGGCCCCGGCGCTGGTGTTCGACCACCCCAGCGTGGCGGCGCTGGCAGATGCCCTGCGCGCCCAGGAAAGCCAGCCAGGCAAGCTGCTGAAGATCGCCGAGCTGCGTCGCATGCTGGCGGCGATGTCGCCCGAGGAACGCGCCGCCCTGCAGGCCCGCGCCCAATCCGCCGCTGCGCCAAGGAGCTGA